In Romboutsia lituseburensis, a genomic segment contains:
- the pepT gene encoding peptidase T yields MKQKVVERFLKYVAFDTTADPKNSNCPSSEGQRVFANYLVEELKGLGLTDVNVDENSYVMATLKGNTDGVDTIGFISHLDTAPDVTGKDVNPRIVKNYDGKDIILNEELNIVTKISDYPEIASFVGEDLIVTDGTTLLGADDKAGIAEIVTAIEYLISNPEIKHGDIKIGFTPDEEIGRGADLFDVEKFGAKYAYTIDGGIEGELQYENFNAAGATITIQGRNVHPGASKNKMINALHIVAEISEKFPANERPENTEGYEGFYHLNDINGNVEKASMVYIIRDHDNEKFESRKAYMQETINKLNEKYDGRITLDLNDQYFNMKEKVEPVKFIVDIAQDAMNEVGINPLVLPIRGGTDGARLSFMGLPCPNIFTGGLNFHSKNECIPVRSMEKCAELIVKIAQKYAER; encoded by the coding sequence ATGAAACAAAAAGTAGTAGAAAGATTCTTAAAATATGTCGCATTTGATACAACTGCAGACCCTAAAAATTCAAATTGTCCATCAAGTGAAGGACAAAGAGTATTTGCAAACTATTTAGTAGAAGAGTTAAAAGGATTAGGATTAACGGATGTAAATGTAGATGAAAATAGTTACGTAATGGCGACTTTAAAAGGAAATACAGATGGAGTAGATACAATCGGATTTATATCTCATTTAGATACAGCTCCAGATGTTACAGGAAAAGATGTTAATCCTAGAATAGTTAAAAATTACGATGGTAAAGATATAATTTTAAATGAAGAACTAAATATAGTAACTAAAATATCTGATTATCCAGAAATTGCTAGCTTTGTAGGTGAAGATTTAATAGTTACAGATGGAACAACGTTACTAGGTGCAGATGATAAAGCTGGTATTGCGGAAATCGTTACTGCGATAGAATATTTAATAAGCAATCCAGAAATTAAACATGGAGATATAAAAATAGGATTTACTCCAGATGAAGAAATCGGAAGAGGAGCAGACTTATTTGATGTAGAAAAATTTGGAGCTAAATATGCATATACTATAGACGGCGGTATAGAGGGAGAACTTCAATATGAAAACTTCAATGCTGCTGGAGCTACAATAACTATACAAGGAAGAAATGTTCATCCAGGTGCTTCTAAAAATAAAATGATAAATGCATTACATATAGTAGCAGAAATAAGTGAAAAATTCCCAGCTAATGAAAGACCTGAAAATACAGAAGGTTATGAAGGGTTCTATCATTTAAATGATATAAATGGTAACGTTGAAAAAGCTTCTATGGTTTATATAATAAGAGATCATGATAATGAAAAATTTGAATCAAGAAAAGCTTATATGCAAGAAACTATAAATAAATTAAATGAAAAATATGATGGAAGAATAACATTAGATTTAAATGATCAATACTTCAATATGAAAGAAAAAGTAGAACCTGTTAAATTTATTGTAGATATAGCACAAGACGCTATGAATGAAGTAGGAATAAATCCTTTAGTACTACCTATAAGGGGAGGGACAGATGGAGCTAGATTATCATTTATGGGTCTACCTTGTCCAAATATATTTACAGGTGGATTAAATTTCCATAGTAAGAACGAATGTATACCTGTTAGATCTATGGAAAAATGTGCAGAGCTTATAGTTAAAATAGCTCAAAAATACGCTGAAAGATAG
- the yfcE gene encoding phosphodiesterase, translating to MKIGVMSDTHGSLLYFEKALNILEECDVILHCGDVLYHGPRNDIPEGYNPKGLISKINEINNIIIARGNCDADVDQMVINHPIQSPYVMSQFGEVRIIMNHGYIDSKEDTIKKAKNMGADILILGHTHIKELYCDENLIILNPGSTSIPKDGTHSVAIIDIIQTEDELDMNLDLFDINTGQIIHINED from the coding sequence ATGAAAATAGGCGTAATGAGTGATACTCATGGAAGTTTATTATATTTTGAAAAGGCACTAAATATATTAGAAGAATGTGATGTTATATTACATTGTGGTGATGTACTATATCACGGACCTAGAAATGATATTCCTGAAGGTTACAATCCTAAAGGTTTAATATCTAAAATCAATGAAATAAATAACATCATTATAGCTAGGGGCAACTGTGATGCTGATGTAGATCAAATGGTTATAAATCATCCTATCCAAAGTCCTTATGTTATGAGCCAATTTGGTGAAGTTAGAATTATTATGAATCATGGCTACATTGATTCTAAAGAAGATACTATAAAAAAAGCTAAAAATATGGGAGCTGATATACTTATATTAGGACATACACATATTAAAGAGCTATATTGCGATGAAAATTTAATTATTTTAAATCCAGGAAGTACTTCTATCCCAAAAGATGGAACTCATTCTGTTGCAATAATAGATATAATTCAAACTGAAGATGAGCTTGATATGAATTTAGATTTATTTGATATAAATACTGGTCAGATAATACATATTAATGAAGATTAA
- a CDS encoding NAD(+)/NADH kinase: MRRIITINSNQVVKSLETRELLTKKLKSVGFEVRYDFHPDTELIISIGGDGSFLKTIHDFDFPDVPVVGINTGHLGFFPDISPNNIDIFIDAYLNGDFIVQNIPLLGASICTDKHCFDVFAINEVVVKGDRSRTIHINLKVNDKHVEKFSGDGMIISTPTGSTAYNYAAGGSIVDSSLSLMQLTPLYPINTNAYRSFTSSIIFSRDSVINIEPEYRFENSILAVVDGVEHRYNQISDIRIYTSDIYIKLLRMSNYEFWSRVSEKFL; the protein is encoded by the coding sequence ATGAGAAGAATTATAACTATAAATTCAAACCAAGTAGTTAAGTCTCTTGAGACTAGAGAACTACTAACAAAAAAATTGAAGTCTGTGGGATTTGAAGTAAGATATGATTTCCATCCAGATACGGAATTAATTATATCAATAGGTGGCGATGGTTCTTTCTTAAAGACTATTCACGATTTTGATTTTCCTGACGTACCTGTTGTTGGAATTAATACAGGTCATCTTGGTTTTTTCCCAGATATTTCTCCCAATAATATAGATATATTTATAGATGCTTATTTAAATGGAGATTTTATTGTGCAAAATATACCTCTTCTTGGAGCAAGTATTTGTACAGATAAGCATTGCTTTGATGTGTTTGCAATAAATGAAGTTGTTGTAAAAGGCGATAGATCTAGAACTATACATATAAATTTAAAAGTAAATGATAAACATGTAGAAAAGTTTAGCGGGGATGGTATGATTATCTCTACACCTACAGGTTCTACAGCTTATAATTATGCTGCAGGGGGCAGTATTGTTGATTCAAGCTTAAGTCTTATGCAACTTACTCCATTATATCCTATAAATACAAATGCTTATAGAAGTTTTACTTCAAGTATAATCTTTTCTAGAGATTCAGTAATAAATATTGAACCTGAGTATAGATTTGAAAATTCTATACTTGCAGTTGTTGACGGTGTCGAACATCGATATAATCAAATATCTGATATTAGGATTTATACCTCTGATATCTATATTAAACTACTTAGGATGTCTAATTATGAGTTTTGGAGTAGAGTTTCAGAGAAATTTTTATAA
- a CDS encoding RluA family pseudouridine synthase, with protein sequence MFKKESQRYNLISYISDEESTLKEILLDRLNFSVRSLSKMKRDQTISVNGEFKKPSTKIKKGDLIEVKIEEDMAGFEPQDLNLKILYDDFDLIMVDKPPFMVVHPTKSHSDKTIANGVTDYIIKKDEKVKVRFVNRLDMNTSGLVIIAKNAYAHHTLSVDMREDKVEKKYITVVKGIVKDDYGTIDEPIYRPTEDSIKRVVDKRGQASVTHYKVLERLNDATLLEIKLETGRTHQIRVHMNHIGHGIIGDELYGHVDENLINRQALHAYSLEFNQPRTKEKLKFEAQLPDDIKILIERLK encoded by the coding sequence TTGTTTAAAAAAGAAAGTCAAAGATATAATCTTATATCATATATAAGTGATGAAGAATCAACTCTAAAGGAAATTTTATTAGATAGGTTAAATTTCTCTGTCAGATCATTGTCTAAAATGAAAAGAGATCAAACTATATCGGTTAATGGTGAATTTAAAAAGCCTAGCACAAAAATAAAAAAAGGCGATTTAATAGAAGTAAAAATAGAAGAGGATATGGCTGGTTTTGAACCTCAAGATTTAAATTTAAAAATATTATATGATGATTTTGATTTAATAATGGTAGATAAACCACCATTTATGGTTGTTCATCCAACTAAAAGCCATAGTGATAAAACTATAGCAAATGGAGTAACTGATTATATAATAAAGAAAGATGAAAAAGTAAAAGTTAGATTTGTAAATAGATTGGATATGAATACATCTGGTCTTGTTATAATTGCTAAAAATGCATATGCTCATCATACGTTATCAGTTGATATGAGAGAAGATAAAGTTGAAAAAAAATATATAACTGTAGTAAAAGGGATCGTAAAGGATGACTATGGAACGATAGATGAACCTATATATAGACCGACAGAAGATAGTATAAAAAGAGTAGTGGATAAGAGGGGACAAGCCTCAGTTACACATTATAAAGTACTAGAAAGGTTAAATGATGCTACATTATTAGAAATAAAACTTGAAACTGGAAGAACTCATCAGATACGTGTTCATATGAATCATATAGGTCATGGAATAATAGGTGATGAACTATATGGTCATGTTGATGAAAATCTTATAAACAGACAGGCTCTTCATGCATATAGTTTAGAGTTCAATCAACCTAGAACTAAAGAAAAATTAAAATTTGAAGCACAGTTACCAGATGATATAAAAATATTAATAGAAAGATTAAAATAA
- a CDS encoding nucleoid-associated protein: MIIHKFIIHVLDKNSDVPILNDYEGKINPEVDKFFQKVIKRVTKDDDLRKGFFKDYNNNTVKNCCEQMIYDESTFLENSKEIASYLFDIMKINAEIDSGDLAICLYTVKDEKYVAILKLDYKKLYTHSIEFVDDKFNIQMVANEIGIPETGRQKQCAIVGISGINDEYHLRLLDKDAEKEELESKFIKEFLNAERIDDDKYKTKVFKNSAETWITNALSDNIKQAEDVRSLLNYTLKEKEAIDIHEFVENTIKEDDLKESFKEHMEDKGLEEGFSIDKTWVEKKLKKRSIKTDNGFDLKGNLEDFEDPMKYSVKQNPDGSIDITIKNVKFYEEK; the protein is encoded by the coding sequence ATGATAATACATAAGTTTATAATACATGTACTAGACAAAAATAGTGATGTTCCAATATTGAATGATTATGAAGGAAAAATAAACCCAGAAGTAGATAAATTTTTTCAAAAGGTAATAAAAAGAGTTACTAAAGATGATGATTTAAGAAAAGGGTTCTTTAAAGATTATAATAATAATACAGTAAAAAATTGTTGTGAACAAATGATATATGATGAAAGTACTTTTTTAGAAAATTCTAAGGAAATCGCGTCATATTTATTTGATATAATGAAAATTAATGCTGAAATAGACTCTGGTGACTTAGCTATTTGTCTGTATACTGTAAAAGATGAAAAATATGTAGCTATATTAAAGCTAGATTATAAAAAATTGTATACTCATTCAATCGAGTTTGTAGATGATAAATTTAATATACAAATGGTTGCAAATGAAATAGGAATACCTGAAACTGGTAGACAAAAACAATGTGCTATAGTTGGAATAAGTGGAATAAATGATGAATATCACTTAAGGCTTTTAGACAAAGATGCTGAAAAAGAAGAACTAGAATCAAAATTTATAAAAGAGTTTTTAAATGCAGAGAGAATTGATGATGATAAATACAAAACAAAAGTATTTAAAAATTCGGCCGAAACATGGATAACTAATGCACTAAGTGATAATATTAAGCAAGCTGAAGATGTAAGAAGTTTATTAAATTATACATTAAAAGAAAAAGAAGCAATAGACATACATGAATTCGTAGAAAATACTATAAAAGAAGATGATTTAAAAGAAAGCTTCAAAGAACATATGGAAGATAAAGGTCTTGAAGAAGGCTTTAGTATAGATAAAACTTGGGTAGAGAAAAAATTAAAAAAGAGAAGTATAAAGACTGATAATGGATTTGATTTAAAAGGAAATTTAGAAGACTTTGAAGATCCAATGAAGTATAGTGTAAAACAAAATCCTGATGGTTCTATAGATATAACAATTAAAAATGTAAAATTTTATGAAGAAAAATAA
- the acpP gene encoding acyl carrier protein → MFEKIKSIIADQLSIDDESKITMNTSLIDDLEADSLDAVEVIMALEDEFGIEIPDEEAEHFKTIGDIYKFIEENK, encoded by the coding sequence ATGTTTGAAAAAATAAAATCAATCATCGCTGATCAATTAAGTATAGATGATGAAAGCAAAATAACTATGAACACATCTTTAATAGATGATTTAGAAGCAGATTCATTAGATGCTGTTGAGGTTATAATGGCTCTTGAAGATGAATTCGGTATAGAGATACCTGATGAAGAGGCTGAGCACTTCAAGACTATTGGTGATATTTATAAATTTATAGAAGAAAATAAATAA
- a CDS encoding LacI family DNA-binding transcriptional regulator → MKSTITIKDVAKRAGVSISTVSRVINDSKPVTDEVKQKVLDVIKETGYIPNPLARSLVTKKSQLIGVIVPEVSDSFVNEILNGVEEIAKMYDYDILLANTYSDKEQELKSINLLRAKQVEGIVMICWKVEEDHINYIQNCGIPATYISKTARDYDIHTVSTSNKEATHDMTKYLVDKGHEKIAFVMTSKDDTVLEMERLSGYEEALTESNIALDKNLIKYGDTTYEAGYESMKELLDEGIIPDAAFVTGDEAAIGAINAICDAGYKVPEDISVAGFNDVKIAKMYRPKLTTVYQPLYDMGAVAMRMVIKMINKEPLESKKIELPYRIVERESVISKK, encoded by the coding sequence ATGAAGAGCACTATAACTATCAAAGATGTAGCCAAACGCGCAGGAGTATCTATATCTACGGTGTCAAGAGTTATAAACGATTCAAAACCAGTGACGGACGAAGTAAAGCAAAAAGTTTTAGACGTTATAAAGGAAACTGGATATATTCCAAATCCATTAGCTAGAAGTTTAGTTACTAAGAAAAGCCAATTAATCGGTGTAATAGTTCCTGAAGTATCGGATTCATTTGTAAATGAAATATTAAATGGAGTTGAGGAAATAGCTAAAATGTATGATTACGATATACTTTTAGCAAATACTTACTCAGATAAAGAACAAGAATTAAAAAGTATAAACCTTTTAAGAGCAAAGCAAGTAGAAGGTATAGTAATGATATGTTGGAAAGTAGAAGAAGATCATATAAATTACATACAAAACTGTGGAATACCAGCTACATATATAAGTAAGACTGCAAGAGATTACGACATTCATACTGTAAGTACTAGTAACAAAGAAGCTACTCATGATATGACTAAATATTTAGTTGACAAAGGTCATGAAAAAATAGCATTTGTAATGACTAGTAAAGACGATACTGTTCTTGAAATGGAAAGATTATCAGGATATGAAGAAGCTTTAACAGAAAGCAACATAGCTTTAGATAAAAATCTTATAAAGTATGGAGATACTACTTACGAAGCTGGATATGAAAGTATGAAAGAATTATTAGATGAAGGTATAATACCAGATGCAGCATTTGTAACTGGAGACGAAGCGGCTATAGGAGCTATAAATGCTATATGTGATGCAGGATATAAAGTACCTGAAGATATATCTGTTGCAGGTTTCAATGATGTAAAAATAGCTAAAATGTATAGACCTAAATTAACTACTGTATATCAACCATTATATGATATGGGTGCTGTAGCTATGAGAATGGTAATAAAGATGATAAATAAAGAGCCATTAGAAAGCAAAAAAATAGAACTACCATATAGAATAGTAGAAAGAGAAAGTGTTATAAGTAAAAAATAA
- the hutH gene encoding histidine ammonia-lyase: MKKVLIDGNSLTIEDVVNVSRNGHQVELTKQALSKVKVARDLVDNLVDNEKISYGITTGFGKFSDIAISKDDAKQLQRNLIISHACGVGEPLDEDIVRAIMLLRVNALSKGHSGIRIETLQTLVEMINKGVHPIIPEKGSLGASGDLAPLSHMVLTMIGEGEATYNGERLSSKDAMQRAGINVLEYLSSKEGLALINGTQVMTAVGLLTVHDSINLLKTADIAFGLTMEALNGITCAMDEKVHSVRPHKGQINTAKNILDILSGSEMVTKQGDMRVQDAYSLRCSPQIHGASKDAIEYVKNKINIEINSVTDNPIIFPDVEQVISGGNFHGQPMALSFDFLGIALSEIANISERRLEKLVNPALSHGLPAFLVNKGGLNSGFMIVQYSAASLVSENKVLAHPASVDSIPSSANQEDHVSMGTIAARKAREIMENARKVLSMEILGAVQAIDLRGKKALGVGTEAAYKVVREHTPFVDKDRVMYKDINISEDIIKQNLLVNAVEKALGSNLLVDEEALAESTI, translated from the coding sequence ATGAAAAAAGTATTAATTGATGGAAATAGTTTAACTATAGAAGATGTGGTTAATGTATCTAGAAATGGGCACCAAGTAGAACTAACAAAACAGGCATTAAGCAAGGTTAAGGTAGCTAGAGATTTAGTAGATAATTTAGTAGATAATGAAAAGATATCTTATGGAATAACTACAGGTTTTGGAAAATTTTCCGATATAGCAATATCAAAAGATGATGCTAAACAATTACAGAGAAATTTAATTATAAGTCATGCTTGTGGAGTAGGGGAACCATTAGATGAAGATATAGTAAGAGCAATAATGTTACTTAGAGTAAATGCTCTTTCCAAAGGACATTCAGGGATTAGAATAGAGACATTACAAACATTAGTTGAAATGATAAATAAAGGAGTACATCCTATTATTCCAGAAAAGGGATCTCTAGGAGCATCAGGAGATTTAGCTCCACTATCACATATGGTTTTAACTATGATAGGAGAAGGAGAAGCTACTTATAATGGTGAAAGATTAAGCTCTAAAGATGCTATGCAAAGAGCTGGTATAAATGTGTTAGAATACTTATCATCAAAAGAGGGATTAGCACTTATAAATGGAACACAAGTAATGACTGCAGTTGGTTTATTAACTGTTCATGATTCAATAAACTTATTAAAAACAGCAGATATAGCATTTGGTCTTACTATGGAAGCTTTAAATGGTATAACATGTGCTATGGATGAAAAAGTTCATAGTGTAAGACCGCATAAAGGACAGATAAATACAGCCAAAAACATATTAGATATATTAAGCGGTAGTGAAATGGTAACTAAGCAAGGGGATATGAGAGTACAAGATGCATATTCTTTAAGATGCTCTCCACAAATTCATGGAGCTAGTAAGGATGCTATAGAATATGTAAAAAATAAAATAAATATAGAAATAAATTCAGTAACAGATAATCCAATAATATTCCCAGACGTAGAGCAAGTAATATCTGGAGGTAATTTCCATGGACAACCAATGGCATTAAGTTTTGACTTTTTAGGAATTGCTTTATCAGAAATAGCAAATATATCAGAAAGAAGACTAGAAAAACTAGTTAACCCAGCATTAAGTCATGGACTACCAGCATTTCTAGTAAATAAAGGTGGATTAAACTCAGGATTTATGATAGTTCAGTATAGCGCAGCATCATTAGTATCAGAAAATAAAGTTTTAGCACATCCAGCAAGTGTAGATTCAATACCATCATCAGCAAATCAGGAAGATCATGTATCAATGGGTACGATAGCAGCAAGAAAAGCAAGAGAAATAATGGAAAATGCTCGTAAAGTTTTATCAATGGAAATTTTAGGTGCAGTACAAGCGATAGATTTAAGAGGTAAGAAAGCTTTAGGAGTAGGAACTGAAGCTGCTTATAAAGTTGTAAGAGAGCATACTCCTTTTGTTGATAAAGATAGAGTAATGTATAAAGATATAAATATATCTGAAGATATAATAAAACAAAATTTATTAGTTAATGCAGTTGAAAAGGCTTTAGGTAGTAATTTATTGGTAGATGAAGAAGCTTTAGCTGAAAGCACAATATAA
- a CDS encoding urocanate hydratase, producing MEKVLNNLNREIQDAMSIKINNIPKEIPSFIEGIRRAPKREAKLSQSDIKLALRNALRYIPEQYHEELAPEFLNELMTMGRIYGYRFRPEGSLNGKSIEEYEGKCIEGKAFQVMIDNNLDFDIALYPYELVTYGETGQVFQNWMQYLVVKEYLKVLTQDQTLVLQSGHPVGVFKSKPDAPRVILTNGLMVGLFDNQEEWKRAAAIGVSNYGQMTAGGWMYIGPQGIVHGTYSTLLNAGRLMLGIDQHSDLAGKLFVTSGLGGMSGAQGKAVEIAGGVGIIAEVDYSRIETRFTQGWVSKVAKTCKEAFEIAKENMENKKACAIAYHGNIVDLLEYAVKNNIHIDLLSDQTSCHAVYDGGYCPQGVTFEERTRLLAEDKDEFVKLVDKTLIKHFDLIKELHDKGVYFFDYGNSFMKAVYDAGCMEISKNKVDEKDGFIFPSYVEDILGPQLFDYGYGPFRWVCLSGKEEDLEKTDKAAMDIIDPNRRYQDRDNWAWIRDAKKNALVVGTQARILYQDAMGRTNIALKFNEMVRKGEIGPVMLGRDHHDVSGTDSPFRETSNIKDGSNIMADMATHCFAGNCARGMSLVALHNGGGVGIGKSINGGFGMVLDGSQRVDDILRTSMPWDVMSGVARRAWARNENSITTVIEYNKMCEGKDHITLPYIVNDDLINEVIENNMI from the coding sequence ATGGAAAAGGTACTAAATAATTTGAACAGAGAAATACAAGATGCAATGAGCATAAAAATAAATAATATTCCAAAGGAAATACCAAGCTTTATAGAAGGAATAAGAAGAGCTCCTAAAAGAGAAGCAAAATTATCTCAAAGCGATATTAAATTAGCTCTAAGAAATGCATTAAGATATATACCAGAGCAATATCATGAAGAGCTAGCACCTGAATTTTTAAATGAATTAATGACTATGGGAAGAATTTACGGATATAGATTTAGACCAGAAGGAAGTTTAAATGGTAAATCTATAGAGGAATATGAAGGTAAATGCATCGAAGGAAAAGCATTTCAAGTCATGATAGATAATAACTTAGATTTTGATATAGCATTATACCCATATGAGTTAGTAACTTACGGAGAAACAGGGCAAGTATTTCAAAACTGGATGCAATATTTAGTAGTAAAAGAATATTTAAAAGTTTTAACTCAAGATCAAACTTTAGTATTACAATCAGGCCATCCTGTTGGAGTATTTAAATCTAAGCCAGATGCACCAAGAGTAATATTAACTAATGGTCTTATGGTAGGATTATTTGATAATCAAGAAGAATGGAAAAGAGCAGCTGCAATAGGGGTTTCTAATTATGGTCAAATGACAGCTGGAGGATGGATGTATATTGGTCCTCAAGGAATTGTTCATGGAACATATTCAACACTTTTAAATGCAGGAAGGTTAATGCTTGGAATAGACCAACATTCAGATTTAGCAGGTAAGTTATTTGTAACTTCGGGCTTAGGAGGAATGAGTGGAGCACAAGGAAAGGCAGTTGAAATAGCTGGTGGAGTAGGTATAATTGCTGAAGTTGATTATTCTAGAATAGAAACTAGATTTACTCAAGGATGGGTTAGTAAAGTTGCAAAAACTTGCAAAGAGGCATTTGAAATAGCTAAAGAAAATATGGAAAATAAAAAAGCATGTGCAATTGCTTATCATGGTAACATAGTAGATTTATTAGAATATGCAGTTAAAAATAACATACATATAGATCTACTTTCAGACCAAACATCTTGCCATGCAGTATATGATGGTGGATATTGCCCACAAGGTGTAACTTTTGAAGAAAGAACAAGATTACTAGCTGAGGATAAAGATGAATTTGTAAAACTAGTAGACAAAACTCTTATAAAACACTTTGACTTAATCAAAGAATTACATGATAAAGGTGTGTATTTCTTTGATTACGGAAATAGTTTTATGAAAGCTGTATATGATGCAGGTTGCATGGAAATATCAAAAAATAAAGTTGATGAAAAAGATGGATTTATATTCCCATCATATGTTGAAGATATTTTAGGACCTCAATTATTTGACTATGGATATGGACCGTTTAGATGGGTTTGTTTATCAGGCAAAGAAGAGGATTTAGAAAAAACAGATAAAGCAGCAATGGATATTATAGATCCTAATAGAAGATATCAAGATAGAGATAACTGGGCTTGGATAAGAGATGCTAAGAAAAATGCACTAGTAGTGGGAACTCAAGCTAGAATACTTTATCAAGATGCTATGGGAAGAACTAATATAGCTCTTAAATTTAATGAGATGGTAAGAAAAGGTGAAATAGGACCAGTAATGTTAGGAAGAGATCATCATGATGTATCAGGAACTGACTCTCCTTTTAGAGAAACGTCTAATATAAAAGATGGAAGTAATATAATGGCAGATATGGCTACACACTGTTTTGCAGGAAACTGTGCAAGAGGAATGAGCTTAGTTGCACTTCATAATGGTGGAGGTGTAGGTATAGGTAAATCTATAAATGGTGGATTTGGTATGGTTCTTGATGGGTCTCAAAGAGTAGATGATATACTAAGAACATCTATGCCTTGGGATGTTATGAGTGGCGTTGCTAGACGTGCATGGGCTAGAAATGAAAACTCTATAACTACTGTTATAGAATATAACAAAATGTGTGAAGGAAAAGATCATATAACTCTTCCATATATAGTAAATGATGATTTAATAAATGAAGTAATAGAAAACAATATGATATAA
- the ftcD gene encoding glutamate formimidoyltransferase: MAIVQCVPNFSEGRDLEKVEKIVSPLRGKEGVKLLNYEPDPNYNRLVVTVIGEPEKVKNAVLEAIGVAMDVIDMNVHEGQHSRFGATDVCPFIPIKGMTMDDAVQIAKELGQEVSKKYNIPVFLYEKAASKPERENLATVRKGEYEGLDKKFEDPNWAPDFGEAKKHPTAGAIAIGARRPLIAYNINLDTQDINIASNIAKTIRHSSGGYRFIKAGPVEIPERKITQVTMNLTDYTKTSMYRAFEAVKMEARRYGVNVTGSEVVGLCPMEALIDVASYYLGLENFDLGKVLETSLME; the protein is encoded by the coding sequence ATGGCAATAGTACAATGTGTACCTAATTTTAGTGAAGGTAGAGATTTAGAAAAGGTAGAGAAAATAGTAAGTCCTTTAAGAGGTAAAGAAGGTGTAAAATTATTAAATTATGAACCAGATCCAAATTATAATAGACTAGTAGTAACAGTAATAGGAGAACCTGAAAAAGTTAAAAATGCAGTATTAGAAGCTATAGGAGTAGCTATGGATGTTATAGACATGAATGTCCATGAAGGACAACACTCTAGATTTGGAGCTACGGATGTATGCCCATTTATTCCTATAAAGGGAATGACAATGGATGATGCTGTACAAATAGCAAAAGAATTAGGACAAGAAGTATCTAAAAAGTATAATATACCAGTATTTTTATATGAAAAAGCAGCGAGTAAACCAGAAAGAGAAAATCTAGCAACAGTTAGAAAAGGTGAATATGAAGGACTTGATAAAAAGTTTGAAGATCCAAATTGGGCACCTGATTTTGGAGAAGCTAAGAAACATCCAACTGCTGGTGCTATAGCGATAGGGGCAAGAAGGCCTTTAATAGCATACAATATAAATTTAGATACACAAGATATAAATATAGCTAGCAATATAGCAAAGACTATAAGACACTCAAGTGGAGGATATAGATTTATAAAAGCTGGTCCTGTTGAAATTCCAGAAAGAAAAATAACTCAAGTTACTATGAACTTAACAGACTACACAAAAACAAGTATGTATAGAGCTTTTGAAGCTGTTAAGATGGAAGCTAGAAGATATGGAGTAAATGTTACAGGTAGTGAAGTAGTAGGACTTTGCCCAATGGAAGCTCTAATAGATGTAGCATCTTATTATTTAGGTCTAGAAAACTTTGATTTAGGAAAAGTTTTAGAGACTAGTTTAATGGAGTAA